Below is a genomic region from Oceaniferula flava.
ATCTCGGAAATAAACTCCGTCATTATCCACGAGAGGAGCTGGATCGGCGGGGTCAGGATAAGTTCCGTTATCGTAACTGGACAGTCTGCTGAAATCACAAAAATTTGACCACTCAGGCACACTCAGCGGCAATAACTCAGCCAGGCCAGCGATTTCGGCTAAGCTGCACATTGGATCTCGCATTCTCGCCGCAGTAATCCACCACTCGACAGTTTCGACACATCCCAGCAGCACACCATCGACAAGAAATGAAATGACACGAAGTGCCTCAGGATCATCTGGCTTCACTGGTTTACTTAATTTGGCGTCTCGTCCGTCCCAGCGTGCAAGCCCTTGCACCATGTCAGTAAATCCGACTTCATGCCCATCTGCTATGATGGCACGCACTCTCAATTCTAGATCCGAGAACGACACAAACCCTAGACCTGTTGAAGGTCTCCCTATGAGAGACCTTGCCTTGCCCTCGAGGAAGATTTCCAAAATTTCCTTCACTCTGCATCGCAAGAATCGCATCGTCCCCACAATGTGGTCTCCCTCAAGCGTAGAGTGCCATCCGCTGTTCTGCACTCCGCGAACAGCGATAATCGTCTGTGCGATAAAAACTCGAACAGGACAATGTTGCCACGGATCTGCGCACAGCTTCTCGGCTCGCTTTTCAAAAACTAGAAAAGCATCTATCAACGTCTGACGATCCGAGCGATCGATACGAGCCAAGCCATCTAAGAATAGCTCAAGTTGAATTGAATCCGGTGCCTTTGCGGACAACAGCTCATTGGCAGCATACACCACATCATCGATTCCTTTCTGAGGCTTTACAGGCTCCCCGATTGGGAAATCCACCCGTTCGATCACATTCACAACTTCGTTGGAAACAATCTTGTCTTCGGTCCATGGCTTGAATTTTTCCTTGAGAGATCCTAAAATTGAATTTTCGAAGGCAGAGATCCGCAACCGAAGCAGCTCATCTCCCTTGTCAGGTTTCTCTCCGAGCATTTTCAGCACTGCCTTCTGAACATTAGCCGCTTTGAGCTGTAATAGCGGTGCCACCATCTCTATCAGGTGCTCCCTTTGATCTGGCATAGCATCACACAGCCGGCAAAGAACTCCGATCGCAAAAACCAGCAAGGGCTTCGACTTCACATGAGTAAACACAGGAACTATTTCATCAGCGATGGATTTAAGATCGTCAGGCCCAAGTACCACAATAATCTTATCAATTTGCTCTAATGAAAATCGCACTACAGGAGGGAAAGGATTTGCTAGCAACGTTAGCAAATCATCGAAGTAGGGTAAAATAGCTCCGCTGGCACCGTCTGTGATTAACTCAAACGCTCTCCTCAGATCGCGAGAATAAAATTCCTTTGTTTCACTTGCTATCGTTCCCAATAGCTCCGTTAGAAATGGCTTTAAATTGATCGAACCCTCGGCACTCAAATGTCGTAAAGCCAATGTCAATTCACTGGGCACCCATGCATCTGGCCGCGGCAGCTTGCCATTTTGCCAGTAGAGCTCAGCCTCCTTCGACGGGTTCACCCATTCGGGAGCGGGACTTTTGTTCTTCCCCCAAGGTTCACTCAGCGCTTCCGCGTCATATCTAGCAAGTTCCGTGTGGTGGCAATCATCAACTTGTAGTAAATAGTTAGAAATGTGAGCCCTCCACGCAAATCCA
It encodes:
- a CDS encoding DUF6493 family protein, giving the protein MPKQIGLLLGIDPSDFAELEAAALTHHQVLEAEREGIREALNRDEWNFSLSYTDYDRRIEREADAVSWSLLVTGVRHDELTGVIKSAIRPCLPWFNDPQMAEFYVSSNPGWLIEMLDLAAENARYYYASVAQGLFPYVRTGVYPRPLTGHPYYLQLPLHMQSHFQLGSGELAAFLLEDVEFVEHDLPESVRLSNRGSEVYAPWAGFAWRAHISNYLLQVDDCHHTELARYDAEALSEPWGKNKSPAPEWVNPSKEAELYWQNGKLPRPDAWVPSELTLALRHLSAEGSINLKPFLTELLGTIASETKEFYSRDLRRAFELITDGASGAILPYFDDLLTLLANPFPPVVRFSLEQIDKIIVVLGPDDLKSIADEIVPVFTHVKSKPLLVFAIGVLCRLCDAMPDQREHLIEMVAPLLQLKAANVQKAVLKMLGEKPDKGDELLRLRISAFENSILGSLKEKFKPWTEDKIVSNEVVNVIERVDFPIGEPVKPQKGIDDVVYAANELLSAKAPDSIQLELFLDGLARIDRSDRQTLIDAFLVFEKRAEKLCADPWQHCPVRVFIAQTIIAVRGVQNSGWHSTLEGDHIVGTMRFLRCRVKEILEIFLEGKARSLIGRPSTGLGFVSFSDLELRVRAIIADGHEVGFTDMVQGLARWDGRDAKLSKPVKPDDPEALRVISFLVDGVLLGCVETVEWWITAARMRDPMCSLAEIAGLAELLPLSVPEWSNFCDFSRLSSYDNGTYPDPADPAPLVDNDGVYFRDCKDACLLELISMPFARSEELRNPSMVNWTLSAVPGYLNLFLFQNVGAVTVQALADRRLQIGVGYARHMVYLLAAEDRVQREGAPELWLIAEQDGQMDAAMSHLRLVLGVGLNSAFDFAFPMRRVVPSLRAVADLDARLRPRVRDLILGALEDGVLQDSEVLQKINPLIKLALDLSLEVPTSLSFDFTKLESVSLPKAAEVTLKKLKQQLV